ATTTCCCCTTTGCCATAACATCCTCCTTTCATGATTAAGAAAGTTTTTCAAACTAAGCACGTTACACGTTTCACGTTACACGTTACACGAAAAAAACACGTATCACGTTACACGTCTTTCCATGAATCCGGATGCGACAAATCAAACTCGCTGATGTGCTGTTTGTAGTCCTTGACAAAACCGCGCAATTTGACTTCTTCGAGAAGCTGGTTGAATTCCGGCGAATATTTGACCCGCGTGGCGGCCGGGCCGGGCAGTTTGCGATCCATCACGATTTTGGCGCCTTCGGCGGGGCCATCGTCTGTGGTGTAATAGGGCGACAGCACGATGATTCTGGTTCCGAGAAACAAAGCTTCTTCAAGGTCGTGGGTCACAAAGAAAATCGTCATCTCGAATTGTTCCCACAGCTCGAGCAGAAAGACTTGCATGTCTTCGCGCGTGCCGGGATCGAGCGCGCCGAACGGCTCGTCCATCAAAATGATTTTTGGTTTCATGATCAGCGCCTGCGCGATCGCCACGCGCTGCTGCATGCCGCCGGAAAGCTCGTGGGGATACTTGTTGGCGTGTTCGCTCAGTCGCATGCGTTCGAGAAATGTCGTGGCTTCGTTGACCCAGCTCTTATGGCGGCGCCGATAGCCGGGATACCAGAAATATTTTTCCAAGAAGTGAATTTGCTCCAGCTCCAAGCCGAAAATGATGTTTTCCAAAACCGTGAGGTGGGGAAAAAGCGAATATTTTTGAAAGACAATGCCGCGATCGCGATTGGGCGGACCGGCGATGATGTCGTCGATTCGCACCGTGCCGGATTTGGCGCGCTCCCAGCCGACAATGAGCCGCAACAGCGTGGTCTTGCCGCAACCGCTCGGCCCCACGACGGTGACAAACTCGTTGGGCCGGACTTTTAAATCAATATCGTTGAGAATCGTCGCCAGCTTGCCATCACGCGGATAGCGCTGGTACACGTCATCAAGTTTCACAACAAAGATATCGTTCATGCCGCCGTCTACTTAATTCTTTTTCTCTTTTTTGTTTTTATCTTTTTTTATTGCTGCTGCCAGCGAAACCCCTTTTTCACCCACAACCGTAAAAGAAAATCCATCAAAAATGCCAGCAAGGCAATCCAAATCACATACGGAATGATGATGTCCATTGCCAAATAGCGCCGCACGACGAAGATGCGATAGCCGAGCCCTTCGGTGGCGGCGATGGATTCGGCGGCGATGAGAAACAGCCACGCGCCTTTGAGATTGAGCCGCACCGAGTCCAGCGCTTTGGGAAAAATTTGCGGCAGCACGACTTTGTATGTCGCCTCAAAATCCGAAGCACCGAGCGTGAAGGCTTTGACGAATTGCTCCCGCGGAATTTCTTTGGCGCGCAAATAGGTGTCGAGCGTAATTGTCGGCACGATGCCGATGAAAATCAGCGCGACTTTCGCCGTTTCTTCCAATCCCAAAAGAATGAACAGAATCGGCAGCAAAGCGAGCGCCGGTATCTTGTCAAGAAAGGTCACGAACTTCAGGAAATTCGCTTCAAAGAACGGCATCACGCCGAGGTGCAGCCCAAACAAGATTCCAACAATAGCAGCGAGCAAAACGCCGATGGCCAAGCGCCGCAAGCTGGCAGCGGTATCCACCCAAAGCCGAATCTTGCCGTCACGATCCGGCTCCGTTGCGGTTCGCCAAAAACCTTCGGCAAGTTGTTGCGGCGTGGGCG
This candidate division KSB1 bacterium DNA region includes the following protein-coding sequences:
- a CDS encoding ABC transporter ATP-binding protein; the encoded protein is MNDIFVVKLDDVYQRYPRDGKLATILNDIDLKVRPNEFVTVVGPSGCGKTTLLRLIVGWERAKSGTVRIDDIIAGPPNRDRGIVFQKYSLFPHLTVLENIIFGLELEQIHFLEKYFWYPGYRRRHKSWVNEATTFLERMRLSEHANKYPHELSGGMQQRVAIAQALIMKPKIILMDEPFGALDPGTREDMQVFLLELWEQFEMTIFFVTHDLEEALFLGTRIIVLSPYYTTDDGPAEGAKIVMDRKLPGPAATRVKYSPEFNQLLEEVKLRGFVKDYKQHISEFDLSHPDSWKDV
- a CDS encoding ABC transporter permease, producing MRLRNIFGIYAELPAWLRTVLAVLPFVVIVAGYLAIAEKRHQENPDDKVTPTPQQLAEGFWRTATEPDRDGKIRLWVDTAASLRRLAIGVLLAAIVGILFGLHLGVMPFFEANFLKFVTFLDKIPALALLPILFILLGLEETAKVALIFIGIVPTITLDTYLRAKEIPREQFVKAFTLGASDFEATYKVVLPQIFPKALDSVRLNLKGAWLFLIAAESIAATEGLGYRIFVVRRYLAMDIIIPYVIWIALLAFLMDFLLRLWVKKGFRWQQQ